One window of Theropithecus gelada isolate Dixy chromosome 4, Tgel_1.0, whole genome shotgun sequence genomic DNA carries:
- the LOC112623304 gene encoding 60S ribosomal protein L10-like isoform X2, whose product MGCCPARCYQYCKSKPYPKSGFCRGVPALEAARICANKYVVKSCGKDGFHIQVQLHPFHVIRINEMLSCAGADRLQTGMRGAFGKPQGTVARVHIGQVIMSIHTKLQNKEHVIEALCRAKFKFPGRQKIHISKKWGFTKFNADEFEDMVAEKRLILDGCGVKYIPNCGPLDKWRALHS is encoded by the exons ATGGGCTGCTGCCCCGCCCGTTGTTACCAGTATTGTAAGAGCAAGCCGTACCCAAAGTCTGGCTTCTGCCGAGGTGTCCC AGCCTTGGAGGCTGCCCGAATTTGTGCCAATAAGTACGTGGTAAAAAGTTGTGGCAAGGATGGCTTCCATATCCAGGTGCAGCTCCACCCCTTCCACGTCATCCGCATCAACGAGATGTTGTCCTGTGCTGGGGCTGACAGGCTCCAAACAGGCATGCGAGGTGCTTTTGGAAAGCCCCAGGGCACTGTGGCCAGGGTTCACATTGGCCAAGTTATCATGTCCATCCACACCAAGCTGCAGAACAAGGAGCACGTGATTGAGGCCCTGTGCAGGGCCAAGTTCAAGTTTCCTGGCCGCCAGAAGATCCACATCTCAAAGAAGTGGGGCTTCACCAAGTTCAATGCTGATGAATTTGAAGACATGGTGGCTGAAAAGCGGCTCATCCTAGATGGCTGTGGGGTCAAGTACATCCCCAATTGTGGTCCTCTGGACAAATGGCGGGCCCTGCACTCATGA
- the LOC112623304 gene encoding 60S ribosomal protein L10-like isoform X1, translated as MGCCPARCYQYCKSKPYPKSGFCRGVPDAKIRIFDLGRKKAKVDEFPLCDHMVSDEYEQLSSEALEAARICANKYVVKSCGKDGFHIQVQLHPFHVIRINEMLSCAGADRLQTGMRGAFGKPQGTVARVHIGQVIMSIHTKLQNKEHVIEALCRAKFKFPGRQKIHISKKWGFTKFNADEFEDMVAEKRLILDGCGVKYIPNCGPLDKWRALHS; from the coding sequence ATGGGCTGCTGCCCCGCCCGTTGTTACCAGTATTGTAAGAGCAAGCCGTACCCAAAGTCTGGCTTCTGCCGAGGTGTCCCTGATGCCAAGATTCGCATCTTTGACCTGGGGCGGAAGAAGGCAAAAGTGGATGAGTTTCCGCTCTGTGACCACATGGTGTCAGATGAATATGAGCAGCTGTCCTCTGAAGCCTTGGAGGCTGCCCGAATTTGTGCCAATAAGTACGTGGTAAAAAGTTGTGGCAAGGATGGCTTCCATATCCAGGTGCAGCTCCACCCCTTCCACGTCATCCGCATCAACGAGATGTTGTCCTGTGCTGGGGCTGACAGGCTCCAAACAGGCATGCGAGGTGCTTTTGGAAAGCCCCAGGGCACTGTGGCCAGGGTTCACATTGGCCAAGTTATCATGTCCATCCACACCAAGCTGCAGAACAAGGAGCACGTGATTGAGGCCCTGTGCAGGGCCAAGTTCAAGTTTCCTGGCCGCCAGAAGATCCACATCTCAAAGAAGTGGGGCTTCACCAAGTTCAATGCTGATGAATTTGAAGACATGGTGGCTGAAAAGCGGCTCATCCTAGATGGCTGTGGGGTCAAGTACATCCCCAATTGTGGTCCTCTGGACAAATGGCGGGCCCTGCACTCATGA